A single window of Streptococcus cristatus ATCC 51100 DNA harbors:
- a CDS encoding acyl carrier protein, protein MNQEQIFQKVTEIIQERQGKDFVVQPTLGLKDDLGADSVDLMEFILTLEDEFAIEISDEDVDRFENVADIVAYLEKKLAK, encoded by the coding sequence ATGAATCAAGAACAAATTTTTCAAAAAGTAACAGAAATTATCCAAGAACGTCAAGGAAAGGACTTTGTTGTCCAGCCAACTTTGGGCTTAAAAGATGATTTAGGCGCTGATTCTGTTGACTTAATGGAATTCATCCTGACTTTAGAGGATGAGTTTGCGATTGAAATTTCAGATGAGGATGTTGATCGCTTTGAAAATGTCGCAGATATTGTCGCCTATTTGGAAAAGAAACTAGCGAAGTAA
- the plsX gene encoding phosphate acyltransferase PlsX, which produces MKKIAIDAMGGDNAPQALVEGANQALRDFSDIEIVLYGDEAKIKPLLTATERVSIVHTDEKIDSDDEPTKAIRKKKQASMVLAAKAVKDGEADAVLSAGNTGALLAAGFFIVGRIKNIDRPGLLSTLPTVDGRGFDMLDLGANAENTPHHLHQYAILGSFYAENVRGIKQPRVGLLNNGTEASKGDPLRKETYALLSEDDKLNFIGNVEARDLMDGVADVVVADGFTGNAVLKSIEGTAISILGQLKKAVLGGGLKAKLGALLLKNSLQEMRKSLDYSSAGGAVLFGLKAPVVKTHGSSDAKAVYSTIRQIRAMLETDVVGKSVVEFSKEVDTE; this is translated from the coding sequence ATGAAAAAAATAGCTATTGATGCCATGGGCGGAGACAATGCCCCTCAGGCTTTGGTCGAAGGTGCTAATCAGGCTCTGAGAGACTTCTCGGATATTGAGATTGTTCTCTATGGGGATGAAGCCAAGATTAAACCTCTGTTGACAGCGACAGAGCGCGTCAGCATCGTTCATACGGATGAAAAGATTGACTCGGATGATGAGCCGACCAAGGCTATTCGCAAGAAGAAGCAGGCTAGCATGGTTTTGGCAGCCAAGGCAGTCAAGGATGGAGAAGCAGATGCGGTTCTGTCTGCCGGTAATACAGGAGCGCTTTTGGCGGCGGGCTTCTTTATCGTCGGACGGATCAAAAATATTGACCGACCAGGGCTTTTATCCACTTTACCGACTGTGGATGGTCGCGGTTTTGATATGCTGGATCTGGGGGCAAATGCTGAAAATACCCCTCACCATTTGCATCAATATGCTATTCTAGGTTCTTTTTATGCGGAAAATGTTCGTGGCATTAAGCAGCCACGGGTTGGCTTGCTCAATAATGGCACTGAAGCCAGCAAGGGAGATCCTTTGCGTAAGGAAACTTATGCACTGTTGTCGGAGGATGACAAACTGAACTTCATCGGCAATGTGGAGGCGCGTGACCTTATGGATGGAGTGGCAGACGTTGTCGTAGCAGATGGCTTTACGGGCAATGCTGTGCTCAAGTCTATCGAAGGAACTGCCATTAGCATCCTAGGCCAGCTCAAAAAGGCTGTGCTAGGCGGTGGTCTCAAGGCTAAGCTAGGAGCTTTGTTGCTCAAAAACAGCCTACAGGAAATGCGCAAGAGTCTGGACTATTCCAGTGCCGGTGGGGCCGTTCTCTTTGGACTCAAGGCGCCAGTGGTCAAGACACACGGTTCAAGCGATGCCAAGGCTGTTTATAGCACCATTCGTCAGATCCGAGCCATGCTGGAGACAGATGTTGTCGGAAAATCTGTGGTGGAATTTTCAAAAGAGGTGGATACAGAATGA
- the recO gene encoding DNA repair protein RecO, producing MLRPLTSKSLILYNRNFREDDKLVKIFTEQAGKRMFFVKHAGKSKLAPVIQPLTAAELLMKINDDGLSYIEDYQAVESYGQIKGDLFVMAYASYVAALADASIQDNQPDPALFAFLQKTLDLMNQGLDHEVLTNIFEIQILSRFGLSLNFHDCVFCHRTGLPFDFSFQYGGVLCSEHYHKDAHRSHLNPNIPFLLNQFQAVQFSELETISLKPEIKRQIRDFIDQLYDEYVGIHLKSKKFIDSLGDWGSILQDKHEEEQHEKNSY from the coding sequence ATGCTTAGACCGTTAACGAGCAAGAGTTTGATTCTCTATAATCGGAATTTCCGGGAAGATGATAAGCTGGTCAAGATCTTTACGGAACAGGCTGGCAAGCGAATGTTTTTCGTGAAACATGCTGGAAAGTCTAAGCTGGCACCAGTCATCCAGCCTCTGACGGCAGCAGAACTCTTGATGAAAATCAATGATGATGGACTCAGCTATATCGAAGATTACCAAGCTGTGGAAAGTTACGGGCAAATCAAGGGCGATCTCTTTGTCATGGCTTATGCCAGCTATGTGGCGGCTCTAGCAGATGCTAGTATTCAAGACAATCAGCCAGATCCAGCCCTCTTTGCCTTCCTGCAAAAGACACTGGATTTGATGAATCAAGGGCTGGATCATGAGGTTTTGACAAATATTTTTGAAATTCAGATTTTATCTCGCTTTGGCCTTTCTCTGAATTTCCATGACTGTGTTTTTTGCCATCGGACAGGTCTGCCTTTTGATTTTTCCTTTCAATATGGCGGGGTGCTCTGTTCAGAGCATTATCACAAGGATGCTCATCGCAGTCATCTTAATCCCAATATTCCTTTTTTGCTCAATCAGTTTCAGGCGGTTCAGTTTAGTGAGCTGGAGACGATTTCGCTTAAGCCGGAAATCAAGCGACAGATCAGGGACTTTATAGATCAACTTTATGATGAATACGTGGGTATTCATCTCAAATCAAAGAAATTTATCGACTCTCTGGGCGACTGGGGCAGTATTTTACAAGACAAACATGAGGAAGAACAGCATGAAAAAAATAGCTATTGA
- a CDS encoding pyridoxal phosphate-dependent aminotransferase, translating to MDLTKKFNKNLDKIEVSLIRQFDQSISTIPGVLRLTLGEPDFLTPDHIKEAAKVAIDANQSHYTGMSGLLELRQAAADFVKEKYHLNYRPEDEVLVTIGATEALSATLTAILEEGDKVLLPAPAYPGYEPIVNLVGAEIVEIDTTENDFVLTPEMLEQAILAQGDKLKAVILNYPANPTGVTYSRAQMEALAAVLSKYEVFVVCDEVYSELTYTEQGHVSLAEYLPEQTIVINGLSKSHAMTGWRLGFIFAPAAFTAQLIKSHQYLVTAANTMAQYAAIEALTAGKDDAQPMKAEYVQRRDYIIEQMTELGYQIIKPDGAFYIFAKIPAGYNQDSFAFLQDFAEKKAVAFIPGAAFGQYGEGYIRLSYAASMETIKEALKRLKEYMEEHA from the coding sequence ATGGATTTGACTAAGAAGTTTAACAAGAATTTAGATAAAATTGAAGTGTCTCTGATTCGTCAGTTTGACCAGTCTATTTCTACGATTCCAGGTGTTTTGCGGCTGACCTTGGGGGAGCCAGACTTTCTGACACCGGATCATATCAAGGAGGCGGCCAAGGTAGCCATTGATGCCAACCAGAGCCACTATACAGGAATGAGTGGGCTTTTGGAGCTGCGGCAGGCTGCGGCTGATTTTGTCAAGGAGAAGTACCATCTGAACTATCGTCCAGAAGATGAAGTCTTAGTCACTATTGGGGCAACTGAAGCCCTGTCTGCGACTCTGACGGCTATTCTGGAAGAGGGCGACAAGGTCTTGCTACCAGCGCCGGCTTATCCAGGCTATGAGCCGATTGTGAATTTGGTCGGGGCGGAGATTGTCGAGATTGATACGACAGAAAACGACTTCGTTTTGACTCCTGAAATGCTGGAGCAGGCTATCTTGGCGCAAGGTGACAAGCTCAAGGCAGTTATTCTCAACTATCCGGCCAATCCGACTGGCGTGACCTATTCGCGGGCGCAGATGGAGGCTTTGGCAGCTGTATTGAGCAAGTATGAAGTTTTTGTCGTTTGTGATGAGGTATACTCTGAGTTGACTTATACGGAGCAGGGGCACGTTTCTCTGGCAGAATATTTGCCCGAGCAGACCATCGTCATCAATGGCTTATCCAAGTCTCATGCTATGACGGGCTGGCGACTAGGTTTTATCTTTGCTCCAGCTGCTTTTACGGCTCAATTGATCAAGAGCCATCAGTATCTGGTGACGGCAGCCAATACCATGGCTCAATATGCAGCTATTGAGGCTTTGACAGCTGGTAAGGATGATGCCCAACCGATGAAGGCGGAATACGTCCAGCGGCGGGATTATATTATCGAACAGATGACGGAGCTGGGTTATCAGATTATCAAGCCAGACGGTGCTTTCTATATTTTTGCCAAGATTCCAGCAGGCTACAACCAAGATTCTTTTGCCTTTTTGCAGGATTTTGCTGAGAAGAAGGCTGTGGCTTTTATCCCAGGGGCGGCCTTCGGCCAGTACGGAGAAGGCTATATTCGCCTGTCTTATGCAGCTAGTATGGAAACCATCAAGGAAGCTCTGAAACGGCTCAAGGAGTACATGGAAGAGCATGCTTAG
- the srtB gene encoding class B sortase, LPKTxAVK-specific gives MRRRRQKQQQKNWKIFGGLGALFIAILAGIFLLQQANSSNSAAKSSTSQVGKVTYTPSKEEKEYLTNRFNGLKAINPEAVAYVYAPGTELDEPVVQTGDNSTYLDKTFEGGNEPYLGTVFMDTENKKDFSDRLTWLFGHARGSQVGDHRMFNDVNYYDKQEYLDKHKYVVIETPERKLYYQVMGLVIVPEETAFYRIKFDDDKDFETQLKNIYEAARTKDSNIKIKASDKYVVLSTCREEDETIRSNLYLRQIPDSELQDFLAKHGNELTYKATRE, from the coding sequence ATGAGAAGAAGAAGACAAAAACAACAGCAGAAAAATTGGAAGATTTTTGGTGGTTTAGGAGCTTTATTTATTGCTATTTTAGCAGGGATTTTTCTCCTCCAACAGGCAAACTCTTCAAATTCTGCTGCTAAATCATCCACTAGTCAGGTAGGTAAGGTAACTTATACACCAAGTAAGGAAGAAAAGGAATATCTGACTAATCGTTTTAATGGCTTGAAAGCGATCAATCCTGAAGCGGTGGCCTATGTCTATGCTCCTGGTACAGAATTGGACGAGCCAGTTGTACAGACCGGTGATAACTCAACTTATTTGGATAAGACCTTTGAAGGTGGAAACGAACCTTATCTGGGTACTGTTTTCATGGACACTGAAAACAAAAAAGACTTTAGTGACCGTTTGACTTGGCTCTTTGGGCATGCTCGTGGAAGTCAGGTTGGTGACCACCGCATGTTTAATGATGTGAACTATTATGATAAACAGGAATACTTAGATAAGCATAAGTATGTTGTCATTGAAACGCCAGAGCGTAAGCTTTACTATCAGGTAATGGGCTTGGTGATCGTTCCAGAAGAGACTGCTTTTTATCGGATTAAGTTTGATGATGATAAGGATTTTGAAACTCAGCTCAAGAATATCTATGAAGCTGCTCGTACCAAAGATTCAAATATCAAGATTAAAGCGAGCGATAAGTACGTTGTTCTGTCAACTTGTCGTGAAGAGGATGAGACGATTCGTTCTAACCTCTATCTACGTCAAATTCCAGACTCTGAACTACAGGATTTCCTAGCCAAGCATGGGAATGAGCTTACTTATAAAGCAACTCGTGAATAA
- the abpA gene encoding amylase-binding adhesin AbpA, whose protein sequence is MKKVVLSSVVALSLFALAVPAFAADEATNAARQGDPEYYLQTEFTNADKANEYLAGHSGEIGAEAAQDPAVVAAKKELDAVEGGSHLYGEKKAAYESAYNDAFNTVRNKYVKQFQGTYNNATEQEGKTYIKGESETDKNNRYLKRVGAANNQPGSKAADKAGDKGTTPASKEEAAKTESKAGKDAKAGQKAAGKALPKTSAVK, encoded by the coding sequence ATGAAAAAAGTTGTACTTTCTAGCGTAGTAGCTCTTTCATTGTTCGCACTAGCAGTACCTGCATTCGCAGCTGATGAAGCAACTAATGCAGCTCGTCAAGGTGATCCAGAATATTACCTTCAAACTGAGTTCACAAATGCTGATAAAGCTAATGAATACTTGGCTGGACATTCTGGTGAAATCGGAGCAGAAGCTGCTCAAGATCCAGCAGTAGTAGCTGCTAAAAAAGAACTTGATGCTGTTGAAGGTGGTTCACACCTTTACGGTGAGAAAAAAGCAGCTTATGAATCAGCTTACAACGATGCATTCAACACTGTACGTAACAAGTATGTAAAACAATTCCAAGGTACATACAACAATGCTACAGAACAAGAAGGCAAAACATACATCAAGGGTGAAAGCGAAACTGATAAAAATAATCGTTACTTGAAACGTGTTGGTGCAGCAAACAACCAACCTGGAAGCAAAGCAGCAGATAAAGCAGGAGACAAAGGTACTACACCTGCATCTAAAGAAGAAGCAGCTAAGACTGAATCTAAAGCTGGTAAAGATGCTAAAGCTGGACAAAAAGCAGCTGGTAAAGCTCTTCCAAAAACATCTGCAGTTAAATAA
- a CDS encoding ribose-phosphate diphosphokinase, whose translation MSFSDLKLFALSSNQELAQRVAKEIGMPLGKSTVRQFSDGEIQVNIEESIRGKHVFILQSTSSPVNDNLMEILIMVDALKRASAESINVVMPYYGYARQDRKARAREPITSKLVANLMEIAGVDRLLTIDLHAAQIQGFFDIPVDHLMGAPLIADYFERRGMVGSDYVVVSPDHGGVSRARKLAEFLKTSIAIIDKRRSVDKMNTSEVMNIIGKVEGKTCILIDDMIDTAGTICHAADALAESGAVEVYASCTHPVLSGPAMENIQKSAIKKLVVLDTIYLSEDRLIDKIEQISIAHLLAEAIVRIHEKRPLSPLFEVAKKA comes from the coding sequence GATGCCGCTTGGGAAGTCAACGGTTCGTCAATTTTCTGACGGGGAAATTCAAGTAAACATCGAAGAATCGATCCGTGGTAAGCACGTTTTTATCTTGCAGTCAACTAGCTCACCTGTCAATGACAATCTAATGGAAATTTTGATCATGGTGGATGCCTTGAAGCGGGCTAGTGCGGAGTCTATCAATGTAGTGATGCCTTACTATGGCTATGCTAGACAGGACCGAAAAGCTCGTGCTCGTGAGCCAATTACATCTAAATTAGTGGCTAATCTAATGGAGATTGCTGGAGTAGATCGCCTATTGACCATTGATTTGCATGCTGCTCAGATCCAAGGTTTCTTTGACATTCCTGTCGACCATTTGATGGGAGCGCCTTTGATTGCTGATTATTTTGAGCGTCGAGGCATGGTGGGTAGCGATTATGTGGTAGTCAGTCCAGACCACGGTGGTGTCAGCCGCGCTCGTAAGTTGGCAGAATTTCTCAAGACTTCAATTGCAATTATCGACAAACGTCGCAGCGTTGACAAGATGAATACCAGTGAAGTTATGAATATCATTGGTAAGGTAGAAGGTAAGACCTGTATTCTGATAGATGATATGATTGATACGGCGGGGACTATTTGTCATGCGGCAGACGCTTTGGCAGAGTCAGGTGCTGTGGAAGTCTATGCGAGCTGTACTCACCCAGTCTTGTCAGGACCAGCTATGGAAAATATCCAAAAATCCGCTATCAAAAAACTAGTGGTTTTAGATACCATCTACCTTTCAGAGGACAGATTAATCGATAAGATTGAGCAGATTTCTATCGCTCATCTCTTGGCAGAAGCCATCGTTCGGATCCATGAAAAACGTCCGCTTTCCCCTCTTTTTGAAGTAGCAAAAAAGGCTTAA